The candidate division KSB1 bacterium genome includes the window AGGTCTTGCAGGCGCGCTTTGCGAAGCTGATGGAGCAAGGCCGGGCAGAGTATCTCACCGCAGAGAGCACAGAGAACACAGAGAAAATCTTTGCGGATTCCGCGCCCTCCGTGGTGAACAATGACAAGCTTGCCGAGGCGGTGTTGGAGCGTTTCCGCGATAAAGACCGGCGCGAAACCTTCTACCGCTTCTTCCGCGAACTGGAAGAACTTTATGAAATCCTCTCGCCTGATCCGTTCCTACGCCCCTATCTGGAAAATTATCAACGTCTGCTGGAAATGTACCGCCTGTTGCGCGCCGCCTATGAGCCCCACGTACCGGTAGACAAATCCTTCCTTCGTAAAACGGCGGAAATCGTGCAGAAACACACCCGCGGCGGTGTCGTGCGGGAACCGCAGGCAACCTATCAGCTCGGACCCAATGCCCTTTTGGCGCTCGTACGCGAGGAAAAGCCCGAGACGGTCAAGGTCTTTAACCTGCTCAAAGAGCTGCACCGCCTGGTGGAAGAACAGGGACACACCGCGCCCTATCTGTTTTCCATCGGGGAGCGCGCCGAGGAAATCCGCCGCCGCTTCGAGGAACGACAGATCGAAGCGCAGGAGGCGCTTGTCGAACTCGAACAGCTGGTGTGCGAATATGCGGAAGCCGAGAATGAACGCTGCAACCGAGTGGGTGAGGGCGCCGGCCGCCCCTATGCGCCTCAAGCGTTTGCAGTGGAATGGTGGCTGCGTGCCCGTAAAGTTGATCCGCAACAGGCGTTGCAGGTCGCGCAAACAATAGAAATCGCCTTTGCGGAATTTCCCCACTGGATGACCAACCGCAAACAGGAAGGCGGCCTTCGCAGCCGCCTATATAAATCTTTGCTGGACATCGGCATTACCGAGGTGGTTGCTTGGGCCGATGCGATCCTGAACCTGCTGCGGAGGGCTGCCGAGTGAGAAAACGCGCCCCTGAACGGCAGCCGTTGGAGCAGGCAGTCCCGCAGGACCTTTTTCGCGCCGAGGTGGCGGCCTGGGCTCAACGCATCGGCGTGGCTGTGCGCGAGATCCGCATCCGCACGATGAAGCGCAAGTGGGCGAGCTGCTCGTCGCAGGGACGCCTGACCTTCGATGCCGGTCTTTTGCAGCAACCGGCCGAGTTTCGCCGCGAGGTGATTGTACATGAGCTTCTTCATCTCAAAGTGCCCAATCACGGTCCATTGTTTAAATTACTGTTAAAAGCCTATTTAGAGTCCGCGTATTAATTAATAACGGAGTGCGATCATGAACCCTTTTCTCGTTCCGCCGAACACGCGCGTCGATTTAAGTCAATGGGATCCGGCCGATGACCGCGGTCTGGGAATCGACAAGAAAAAAGCCGAAAAGAAAATCGAAAAGCTGAACGACCGGCTCGAGGCGCTGCAGGAGCTGCTCTACGCCGAGGGCAAACACAAGGTGCTGGTGGTGCTGCAGGGAATGGACACCAGCGGCAAGGACGGCGTTATACGCCACGTCTTCGACGGCGTCAATCCGCAGGGCGTGCGGGTGGCGGCGTTCAAACGGCCGACGCCCGAAGAGCTGGCGCACGATTATCTGTGGCGCGTGCACAAACAAACGCCGGCAGCGGGCGAGATCGTCATCTTTAACCGCAGCCATTACGAAGATGTGCTCGTGGTGCGCGTCCATGGACTGGTTCCAGAAAAGGTGTGGAAGCGCCGCTTTGAGCACATCAACCATTTCGAGCGCCTGCTCGCCGACGAAGGCACGACGATTGTGAAATTTTTCCTGCACATCAGTCCCGAGGAGCAGAAAAAGCGGCTGCAGGAACGGCTCGAAAAGCCGGAAAAGCAGTGGAAGTTCAACGTCGGCGATTTGGCCGAACGTAAGCTTTGGTCAGAGTATATGCGCGCTTATGAAGACGTGCTGAGTAAAACCAGCACCGACTGGGCGCCGTGGTACATTGTGCCGTCCGATAAAAAATGGCTGCGAAATCTGGTCATCTCGACGATTCTGGTCGAGATGCTGGAAGGATTAAAGATGAGCTCCCCGAAACCGGCGCAGGATTTGAGCGGCGTCGTTATTGAATGAGGAGGAATCGATGAGTCGGCAAAAACTGATGCTTTTTTTGCTGTTGTCTCTGACGTTGCCGGCCGCGGGATTCGAAGGCGTTCCCTTGCGCAGCGGGCAGAAAATTTTTGCCTCCGGCATGAATCTGGCGTGGATCCATTTCGGCAGGGATCTGATCGATTTCGACGAGGCGCGTTTTACCCAGGCGTTGGACGAGATCGCCGCCGCGGGCGGCAACACGGTGCGCTGGTGGCTGCACGTCAACGGCTCGGCGAGTCCCACGTTTACCGACGGCCTGGTCAGCGGCCTACAGCCGCAGGAGATCCCCAACCTGCTGCGGGCGCTCGATCTGGCTTACGAGCGGGGACTCCTGCTGCTTCCGGTCTTGTGGTCGTTCGACATGCTGCAAAAACAACAAGGCGTGGACCTTGACCGCAACCGCCGGCTGCTCGAGGATCGCTCCTGCACGCAGGCCTACCTCGAGCATGCTTTGATCCCCATGCTAAAAGCGGCGGCCGGACATCCGGCGCTGCTCGCCTGGGAGATCTGCAACGAGCCGGAGGGAATGACGCCCAAGTTCGGCTGGTCGGCGGAACGCGTCGAAGTGCGGACGGTGCAGCAGTTTCACAATTTGCTGGCCGGCGCCGTTCACCGCACCGACCCGCGGGCGCTGGTCACCACCGGCTGCTGGAACGTGCAGGTGGTCAGCGGTCG containing:
- a CDS encoding type I restriction endonuclease subunit R, whose translation is VLQARFAKLMEQGRAEYLTAESTENTEKIFADSAPSVVNNDKLAEAVLERFRDKDRRETFYRFFRELEELYEILSPDPFLRPYLENYQRLLEMYRLLRAAYEPHVPVDKSFLRKTAEIVQKHTRGGVVREPQATYQLGPNALLALVREEKPETVKVFNLLKELHRLVEEQGHTAPYLFSIGERAEEIRRRFEERQIEAQEALVELEQLVCEYAEAENERCNRVGEGAGRPYAPQAFAVEWWLRARKVDPQQALQVAQTIEIAFAEFPHWMTNRKQEGGLRSRLYKSLLDIGITEVVAWADAILNLLRRAAE
- a CDS encoding M48 family metallopeptidase; this translates as MRKRAPERQPLEQAVPQDLFRAEVAAWAQRIGVAVREIRIRTMKRKWASCSSQGRLTFDAGLLQQPAEFRREVIVHELLHLKVPNHGPLFKLLLKAYLESAY
- a CDS encoding polyphosphate kinase 2 family protein → MNPFLVPPNTRVDLSQWDPADDRGLGIDKKKAEKKIEKLNDRLEALQELLYAEGKHKVLVVLQGMDTSGKDGVIRHVFDGVNPQGVRVAAFKRPTPEELAHDYLWRVHKQTPAAGEIVIFNRSHYEDVLVVRVHGLVPEKVWKRRFEHINHFERLLADEGTTIVKFFLHISPEEQKKRLQERLEKPEKQWKFNVGDLAERKLWSEYMRAYEDVLSKTSTDWAPWYIVPSDKKWLRNLVISTILVEMLEGLKMSSPKPAQDLSGVVIE
- a CDS encoding glycoside hydrolase family 5 protein yields the protein MSRQKLMLFLLLSLTLPAAGFEGVPLRSGQKIFASGMNLAWIHFGRDLIDFDEARFTQALDEIAAAGGNTVRWWLHVNGSASPTFTDGLVSGLQPQEIPNLLRALDLAYERGLLLLPVLWSFDMLQKQQGVDLDRNRRLLEDRSCTQAYLEHALIPMLKAAAGHPALLAWEICNEPEGMTPKFGWSAERVEVRTVQQFHNLLAGAVHRTDPRALVTTGCWNVQVVSGRPEFENWYSDAALIAAGGDSLGVLDFYQVHYYPRWYDEAYSPFHHPAAYWQLDKPVLIGEFPAKGLAGKDQGGRLQAALSTENAYRFAFENSYLGCLAWTWTGHDGLGGLKDAAPGMRLLREIASKAVILKMAEP